The proteins below come from a single Arthrobacter crystallopoietes genomic window:
- a CDS encoding amylo-alpha-1,6-glucosidase — protein MAGWNADTAAGPLGSGAVTLVEGSSFCISSANGDIHPEYPQGVFHEDTRILSRWNLTVNGQPLEPLAATTKEPYRALFAGRVPRPDGYADSPLIVERLREVGAGILEQITIRNYSPAAVECVVALKIEADFADLFEVKEARNQRRWEEIRAPEGDSLTIRATWQDISKGVLVSASGAEVGPEVLTYRAVVPPHGEWSTALTVVPTEDGADPIAPIIRPAAGELSPRDARRQEWVARIPVLQMGNRSIERTLRRSYDDLGALRIEDPGHPDRIVVAAGAPWFMALFGRDSLWASLMALPVDPSLAMGTIQTLADRQGTVVDPLSEEEPGKILHEVRLDVSSGLALGGKSAYYGSVDATPLFVALLGEVSRWGFAAETIAALLPHVDRALEWIRNYGDKDGDGFVEYQRLNDRGLVNQGWKDSWDGINFADGTLAEPPIALCEVQAYVYSAYLGRAWMAYDVGNAALAAEFRDRAARLKQQFNEQFWLPERGYYAIALDKDKRPVDACASNMGQCLLFGLIDEDKAQLMAERLMSPEMFSGWGVRTLATDMGAYNPASYHNGSVWPHDNAIIAAGLMRYGFVEQAQRISTALLEAAEYTEGRLPELFCGFSREHFEEPVPYPTACSPQAWAATTPIQLVKSLMGYYPDVALGGLWMDPALPASYGDLHITNAPMAGGRITIDISGSDATVHGLPQGMEFRHGTRPWAVDLVAQAKPRRKV, from the coding sequence ATGGCCGGATGGAATGCCGACACAGCTGCAGGTCCGCTGGGCTCCGGGGCAGTTACGTTGGTGGAGGGATCATCTTTTTGTATTTCCTCTGCGAACGGCGATATTCACCCGGAATACCCGCAAGGGGTTTTCCACGAGGACACCCGCATCCTGTCCCGCTGGAATCTCACTGTCAACGGTCAGCCGCTGGAGCCGCTGGCGGCGACGACCAAGGAGCCCTACCGGGCGCTGTTTGCCGGCCGCGTTCCTCGTCCGGATGGGTACGCCGACAGTCCTCTGATTGTTGAGCGCCTACGCGAAGTGGGAGCCGGAATCCTGGAGCAGATCACCATCCGGAACTATTCCCCGGCCGCCGTCGAATGCGTAGTCGCCCTCAAAATAGAAGCGGATTTCGCGGATCTTTTCGAGGTGAAGGAAGCACGAAACCAGCGGCGTTGGGAAGAAATACGCGCGCCCGAGGGTGATTCACTGACTATCCGAGCCACCTGGCAGGACATCAGCAAAGGTGTCCTCGTCAGCGCTTCCGGCGCGGAGGTGGGGCCGGAAGTGCTGACGTACCGCGCCGTTGTCCCACCCCACGGGGAATGGAGCACCGCGTTGACCGTTGTGCCTACCGAGGATGGCGCCGATCCCATTGCGCCGATTATTAGACCGGCCGCGGGCGAACTGTCTCCGCGCGACGCGCGCCGGCAGGAGTGGGTGGCCAGGATTCCGGTGCTGCAGATGGGCAACCGGTCCATCGAGCGGACTCTACGCCGAAGCTACGACGACCTGGGTGCCCTCCGGATCGAGGATCCCGGCCACCCGGACCGGATTGTGGTGGCCGCGGGGGCGCCCTGGTTCATGGCCCTGTTCGGGCGCGACTCGCTGTGGGCTTCCCTCATGGCCCTGCCGGTAGACCCATCCCTGGCCATGGGCACCATCCAGACCCTGGCCGACCGCCAAGGCACCGTGGTGGACCCGCTAAGTGAGGAGGAGCCCGGCAAGATCCTGCACGAGGTCAGGCTAGACGTCTCCAGCGGGCTCGCCTTGGGCGGTAAGTCGGCCTACTACGGCAGCGTCGACGCCACACCGCTGTTCGTGGCACTGCTCGGAGAGGTCAGTCGCTGGGGCTTTGCCGCCGAGACCATCGCTGCCCTGCTGCCACACGTGGACCGCGCGTTGGAGTGGATCCGGAACTACGGGGATAAGGACGGTGACGGGTTTGTCGAGTATCAGCGGTTGAACGACCGGGGCTTGGTCAATCAGGGCTGGAAGGATTCTTGGGACGGCATCAACTTCGCCGACGGCACCCTTGCGGAACCGCCGATCGCGTTGTGCGAGGTGCAGGCCTACGTCTACAGCGCATATTTGGGCCGCGCCTGGATGGCCTACGACGTCGGCAATGCGGCCTTGGCAGCTGAGTTCCGGGACCGTGCAGCGCGGCTGAAGCAGCAGTTCAACGAACAGTTCTGGTTGCCCGAGCGCGGTTATTACGCCATCGCGCTGGACAAGGACAAGCGGCCGGTGGACGCCTGCGCTTCCAACATGGGGCAATGCCTGTTGTTTGGCCTCATCGACGAGGACAAAGCCCAGCTGATGGCCGAACGGCTGATGTCTCCGGAGATGTTCAGCGGCTGGGGCGTGCGGACTCTGGCCACGGACATGGGTGCCTACAACCCGGCCAGTTACCACAACGGGTCGGTCTGGCCGCACGACAATGCGATCATTGCCGCAGGATTGATGCGCTACGGCTTCGTGGAGCAGGCACAGCGGATTTCCACGGCCCTGCTCGAGGCCGCCGAGTACACCGAGGGGCGGCTGCCCGAACTGTTCTGTGGCTTCAGCCGTGAGCACTTTGAGGAACCAGTGCCCTACCCGACGGCGTGCTCTCCGCAGGCTTGGGCAGCGACCACCCCCATCCAGCTCGTGAAAAGCCTGATGGGCTACTATCCGGACGTTGCCCTCGGCGGTCTTTGGATGGATCCCGCGCTTCCGGCGTCCTACGGTGATCTGCACATAACCAATGCGCCAATGGCCGGTGGACGGATCACAATCGACATTTCAGGCTCCGACGCAACCGTCCATGGGCTGCCCCAAGGCATGGAGTTCCGCCACGGGACACGTCCATGGGCGGTCGACCTCGTGGCCCAAGCCAAACCGCGCCGAAAAGTCTAG
- a CDS encoding isochorismatase family protein has product MTAPRRALIIVDVQQEYFDGILQIQYPPREESLANILRAIDAAEQQDLPIVVVQHQFPEGAPVFAVGSESWSLHPEIEKRVTPSWKRVTKDKASVFAGTDVAQWLADRQVDTITIVGYMTNNCDIGTAAAAEDLGLAAEILSDASGSPHLANEAGKVPAEQLHQTLLVLLQSNFAAVAGTDAWVTAVESGQALSKSDLGTSAVQGRDAFQGSASLMNP; this is encoded by the coding sequence ATGACCGCACCCCGCCGAGCCCTAATCATTGTGGACGTGCAGCAGGAATACTTCGACGGAATCCTTCAGATCCAGTACCCGCCGCGTGAGGAATCGCTGGCCAATATTCTCCGCGCAATTGACGCCGCTGAGCAGCAGGACCTTCCCATCGTCGTCGTCCAGCACCAGTTCCCCGAAGGTGCACCGGTCTTCGCAGTCGGCTCCGAGAGTTGGTCGCTGCACCCCGAGATCGAGAAGCGAGTCACCCCGTCATGGAAGCGGGTGACCAAGGACAAGGCCAGCGTCTTCGCCGGCACGGACGTCGCCCAGTGGCTCGCTGACCGGCAGGTCGATACGATCACCATCGTCGGCTACATGACCAACAACTGCGACATCGGGACCGCGGCTGCGGCCGAGGATCTCGGCCTCGCCGCCGAGATCCTCTCCGACGCCAGCGGCTCGCCCCACCTAGCCAACGAGGCGGGCAAGGTGCCGGCCGAACAGCTGCACCAGACCCTGCTCGTGCTGCTCCAGTCGAACTTCGCTGCCGTGGCCGGCACCGACGCGTGGGTCACCGCGGTCGAGTCCGGCCAGGCTTTGTCCAAAAGCGACCTCGGTACGTCCGCAGTCCAAGGCCGCGACGCGTTCCAGGGCAGCGCATCCCTGATGAACCCTTAG
- a CDS encoding Rieske (2Fe-2S) protein, whose translation MESSRVTSRRSLLTVSAAAGTAGVLAGCSPFQNLVGDTSGEPAAVGAEGTPVRAGKLSEVPVGGSVNLDVEGTPILIHRPDEETVLAYSSECTHQGCKVAATESEIACPCHNSTFALADGAVTGGPAPAPLPRFAAAIDGEWITVVV comes from the coding sequence ATGGAATCTTCCCGTGTGACTTCACGCCGTTCGCTCCTAACCGTCAGTGCCGCCGCAGGAACGGCTGGTGTCCTCGCCGGTTGCTCGCCCTTCCAGAATCTTGTGGGAGACACCAGCGGCGAACCGGCGGCGGTCGGCGCCGAGGGCACGCCGGTGCGGGCGGGCAAGCTCAGCGAGGTCCCCGTCGGCGGCTCTGTAAACCTGGACGTTGAGGGTACGCCGATCCTAATTCACCGCCCGGATGAAGAAACGGTCCTTGCCTACAGTTCCGAATGCACGCACCAAGGCTGCAAGGTGGCGGCCACGGAAAGCGAGATCGCTTGTCCATGCCACAACTCGACGTTCGCATTGGCGGACGGGGCAGTGACGGGAGGGCCCGCTCCCGCGCCGCTGCCTCGTTTTGCTGCCGCGATCGACGGCGAGTGGATCACCGTCGTTGTCTAA
- a CDS encoding ABC transporter permease, producing MPENSTLLNTGPAVWLLLAVLLVAAAAIGRAVLGLPVKYILLAGIRALVQLTVVAVLIAQLGRSGWLAMAFLLLMLGVASWTAAKRIGGSPFWIAALPISAGTLPVAGLMVVTGVLPLHPLALAAVVGQLIGGSMTAMNLAGRRLKQELALRHGEVEAGMALGLTLRNARSLVARPVAAEALIPALDQTRTVGTVTLPGAFVGLVLGGASPLDAGLVQLVVLVSLLAAEAVAISVATYLAEAGQMNR from the coding sequence GTGCCGGAAAATTCCACCTTGCTCAATACCGGACCAGCAGTCTGGCTACTGCTGGCAGTCCTTCTGGTCGCCGCCGCAGCTATTGGACGTGCTGTGCTGGGGCTGCCGGTCAAATACATTCTGCTCGCGGGTATCCGCGCCTTGGTCCAGCTCACCGTCGTCGCCGTCCTTATTGCCCAGCTAGGACGATCTGGTTGGTTAGCGATGGCTTTCCTGCTGCTGATGCTGGGCGTGGCGTCCTGGACTGCGGCGAAACGGATCGGAGGCAGCCCGTTCTGGATCGCTGCCCTGCCAATCAGTGCCGGCACACTCCCCGTGGCCGGCCTCATGGTGGTAACCGGGGTGCTGCCGCTCCATCCCCTGGCCCTGGCGGCGGTTGTGGGACAGCTCATCGGAGGATCGATGACTGCGATGAACTTGGCTGGCAGGCGGTTGAAACAGGAACTTGCGCTACGGCACGGAGAAGTCGAAGCGGGCATGGCCTTGGGCCTGACCCTGCGTAATGCGAGGTCCCTCGTGGCGCGGCCAGTGGCAGCGGAAGCGCTGATACCGGCGTTGGATCAGACCCGGACGGTAGGCACGGTGACCTTGCCCGGGGCCTTCGTCGGACTGGTACTCGGCGGCGCCTCGCCTTTGGACGCGGGACTGGTCCAACTGGTCGTGTTGGTTTCCCTACTGGCCGCGGAAGCTGTTGCCATTTCCGTGGCCACTTACCTCGCCGAGGCCGGCCAGATGAACCGCTAG
- a CDS encoding ACT domain-containing protein, with the protein MRHGALTPFHAELSCDSCGQLPEPPRSRLTLANVAAMLPIELLVHALVVQTDLSYPVKVLILTVTATVLVIWVAEPSATRLLRRWLHGPALHRRKNLHRAHSLWRVRTILADRPGALERITHALSCLDVNILSIHVHPVRDGVLDEFVLASPGGLTEQDLLDALVAGGGNSPRVVRTTPIALVDGQTRALSLAARIAGNPSELPLAVAELLSAEIVSEPGQHPVQGHAADGTLLKIPTAWHQPIIFVRPGNPFTPAESARAHRLAELAEIVELSQAKAS; encoded by the coding sequence ATGAGACACGGTGCCTTAACCCCCTTCCACGCCGAACTGTCCTGCGACTCTTGCGGCCAACTTCCCGAACCGCCCCGAAGCCGGCTGACGTTGGCCAACGTGGCCGCCATGCTGCCTATCGAACTACTGGTGCATGCCCTGGTCGTCCAGACTGACTTGTCTTATCCCGTGAAGGTATTGATACTCACCGTTACCGCTACGGTCCTGGTCATTTGGGTCGCCGAGCCATCGGCGACACGCTTGTTGCGCCGATGGCTGCACGGACCCGCTCTGCACCGGAGGAAGAACCTGCACCGCGCGCACTCGTTATGGCGTGTCCGGACAATCTTGGCCGACCGACCCGGAGCGCTTGAGCGGATTACCCACGCCTTGTCCTGTCTAGACGTCAACATCCTCAGCATTCACGTTCACCCGGTGCGCGACGGGGTGCTCGATGAGTTTGTCCTGGCCAGCCCGGGCGGGCTGACCGAGCAGGACCTGCTCGACGCCCTTGTCGCAGGCGGCGGAAACAGCCCGCGTGTTGTGCGTACTACTCCCATCGCACTGGTTGACGGTCAGACGCGGGCCTTGAGCCTCGCGGCGCGCATTGCAGGCAATCCCTCGGAACTGCCGTTGGCAGTGGCCGAACTGCTCTCCGCCGAAATCGTCTCCGAGCCTGGGCAGCACCCAGTCCAGGGACACGCCGCGGACGGCACGCTGCTCAAAATCCCCACAGCCTGGCATCAACCGATCATCTTCGTACGTCCCGGGAACCCTTTCACCCCCGCCGAATCCGCTCGAGCCCATCGGCTGGCAGAACTGGCCGAGATCGTAGAACTCAGCCAGGCCAAGGCCTCATAA
- a CDS encoding YkvI family membrane protein produces MAQTSPTQAHLATGEKTTLPRVLTYAGAIVAFLIGSGFATGQEILQYFASYGYWGIFGTGILVLALMTYVAIEFFTVGQAKKFERPSLIFHYYCGKHLGTFFDFFSILFVFLSFTVMVAGAGAVFEEHYGMSKYIGGIGLAIAVGISVWFGLKSLVDVIGKIGPLIVVIAIALGIVGIVQNPAGIADGNALLPGLELTQASTNWFMSGLSYVGFCMLWLAAFLTALGKTARSRREAATGGLVGAIAFSVACIIVGLGLLANITRVGGTEIPMLVLASDVGPLLASGISVMILAGIYTTAVPLLWTVSSRFFADKTPRFKYLTIALAAAGTVIGLILPFSQMVNLVYVINGYVGILLLVLMLVKTGTRLVKRQPL; encoded by the coding sequence ATGGCACAAACATCTCCCACGCAAGCGCATCTGGCCACAGGCGAGAAGACAACGCTCCCGCGCGTACTCACGTACGCGGGTGCAATTGTCGCGTTCCTCATTGGCTCCGGATTCGCTACCGGCCAGGAAATCCTCCAGTACTTCGCCTCTTACGGCTACTGGGGTATCTTCGGCACCGGCATCCTGGTCCTGGCCCTGATGACGTATGTGGCGATCGAGTTCTTTACCGTCGGCCAGGCAAAGAAGTTCGAGCGGCCGTCGCTGATTTTCCACTACTACTGCGGCAAGCATCTGGGAACGTTCTTCGATTTCTTCTCGATCCTCTTCGTGTTCCTAAGCTTTACCGTGATGGTTGCCGGCGCCGGCGCCGTTTTTGAAGAGCACTACGGCATGTCGAAATACATCGGCGGCATCGGGCTGGCCATCGCGGTTGGCATCAGTGTGTGGTTCGGACTGAAGAGCCTGGTCGATGTCATCGGCAAGATCGGCCCCCTGATCGTCGTGATCGCCATCGCACTCGGCATCGTGGGAATTGTCCAAAACCCTGCCGGGATCGCCGACGGCAACGCACTACTGCCGGGGCTGGAACTGACCCAAGCTTCGACGAACTGGTTCATGTCCGGGCTGTCGTATGTCGGCTTCTGCATGCTGTGGCTGGCCGCCTTCCTCACCGCGCTGGGCAAAACGGCGCGCAGCCGCAGGGAAGCGGCCACCGGGGGGCTGGTCGGGGCGATCGCCTTCTCGGTTGCCTGCATTATCGTCGGCCTGGGCCTGCTCGCCAACATCACGCGGGTCGGCGGCACCGAGATCCCGATGCTCGTTCTGGCCAGCGACGTGGGCCCGCTGCTCGCCTCCGGAATCTCAGTGATGATCCTCGCCGGAATCTACACGACGGCGGTCCCGTTGCTGTGGACCGTCTCGTCACGCTTCTTCGCCGACAAGACGCCCCGATTCAAATACCTGACCATAGCTCTCGCCGCAGCCGGAACGGTGATAGGCCTGATCCTGCCGTTCTCCCAGATGGTCAATCTCGTTTATGTGATCAACGGCTACGTCGGCATCCTGCTGCTGGTTCTGATGTTGGTCAAGACCGGTACTCGGCTGGTCAAGCGCCAACCGCTGTGA
- the ggt gene encoding gamma-glutamyltransferase: MTQMRRRFAAFTAALVMSVGSGAVASPAFADPRETDKSPTAQGYGGAVSTVDPEASAAALRVLREGGNAADAAVAAAATLGVTEPYSAGIGGGGYFLFYDADTGEIDTIDGRETAPAAMPHDAFIDPGTGEPYRFTPELVTSGVSVGVPGTPATWERALDRWGTLSLGEALKPAIKVANRGFVVDETFRQQTLDNEHRFEAFTSTSDLFLPDGDAPAVGSVFKNHDLAKTYRLLAKHGTEAFYEGPLAEEIADTVQDPPKTKDTTLPVPVGFMTAEDLADYRAVDQEPAHAEYRGFDVYGMAPSSSGGTTVGETLTILDTFNLTEMAVPDALHHYLEASALAFADRGKYVGDPAFVDVPTGALTDPLFGKERACQIDPDEAAGKPVDPGDVSEYDGVCPATAAAPAEEKDTENISTTNLTVADKWGNVVEYTLTIEQTGGSGIVVPDRGFLLNNELTDFSTVYDPEDPNRIEPGKRPRSSMSPTIILEDGEPFLALGSPGGSTIITTVVQTILNRVDLEMTTPEAIAAPRASQRNTTSVTAEPEFIDDYGSQLEEYGHKLTPAGDAFTSAAEIGAATAIEFMSDGSMVAAAEPARRGGGSALVLEPSR; the protein is encoded by the coding sequence ATGACACAGATGAGACGTCGGTTCGCTGCCTTCACGGCCGCCCTGGTGATGAGCGTGGGCAGCGGCGCCGTAGCCAGCCCGGCCTTCGCCGACCCACGCGAGACCGACAAGAGCCCGACCGCCCAAGGGTACGGCGGTGCCGTAAGTACCGTGGACCCGGAGGCATCAGCGGCAGCGCTGAGAGTCCTCCGCGAAGGCGGCAACGCCGCCGACGCCGCGGTAGCCGCCGCGGCGACCCTGGGCGTGACTGAACCGTACAGCGCCGGGATCGGCGGTGGTGGCTACTTCCTGTTCTACGACGCGGACACCGGTGAGATCGACACCATCGACGGCCGCGAGACCGCCCCCGCGGCCATGCCGCACGATGCGTTCATCGACCCGGGAACCGGCGAGCCGTACCGCTTCACGCCCGAGCTGGTCACCAGCGGCGTCTCCGTAGGCGTGCCCGGCACACCGGCGACTTGGGAGCGCGCGCTGGACCGGTGGGGAACCTTGAGCCTCGGCGAAGCGCTCAAGCCTGCCATCAAGGTTGCGAACCGCGGCTTCGTGGTGGACGAAACCTTCCGCCAGCAGACCCTCGACAATGAGCACCGCTTCGAGGCGTTCACGTCGACCAGTGACCTCTTCCTTCCGGACGGCGACGCACCTGCCGTCGGCAGTGTCTTCAAGAACCATGACCTGGCCAAGACGTACCGGCTGCTCGCGAAGCACGGGACGGAGGCCTTCTACGAAGGCCCGCTGGCAGAGGAAATTGCCGACACAGTACAGGATCCGCCGAAGACGAAGGACACAACTCTGCCAGTCCCGGTGGGCTTCATGACTGCGGAGGACCTCGCCGACTACCGCGCCGTGGACCAGGAGCCGGCGCACGCGGAATACCGCGGCTTCGATGTCTACGGCATGGCACCGTCGAGCAGCGGGGGCACCACCGTCGGTGAGACTCTGACCATCCTGGACACGTTCAACCTGACCGAGATGGCCGTGCCCGACGCGCTGCACCACTACCTCGAGGCAAGCGCGCTGGCCTTCGCCGACCGCGGCAAGTACGTGGGCGACCCGGCTTTTGTCGACGTCCCCACTGGCGCCCTCACGGACCCGCTGTTTGGCAAGGAGAGAGCCTGCCAGATCGACCCGGACGAGGCGGCTGGGAAACCCGTTGATCCCGGAGACGTATCAGAGTACGACGGCGTGTGCCCGGCTACCGCCGCGGCGCCGGCCGAGGAGAAGGACACCGAGAACATCTCGACCACCAACCTGACGGTGGCAGACAAGTGGGGCAACGTCGTTGAGTACACGCTCACGATTGAGCAGACGGGCGGATCCGGCATCGTGGTGCCTGACCGCGGATTCCTGCTCAACAACGAGCTGACCGACTTCTCCACCGTGTACGACCCGGAAGACCCGAACCGGATCGAACCCGGAAAGCGCCCCCGCTCCTCGATGTCACCGACCATCATCCTCGAGGACGGCGAGCCGTTCCTCGCGCTCGGCTCACCGGGCGGCTCGACGATCATCACGACCGTCGTACAGACCATCCTGAACCGGGTGGATCTGGAGATGACTACCCCGGAGGCGATCGCGGCGCCGCGTGCGTCCCAAAGAAACACCACCAGCGTCACGGCCGAGCCGGAGTTCATCGACGACTACGGTAGCCAGTTGGAAGAATACGGCCATAAGCTCACGCCCGCGGGCGACGCTTTCACCTCCGCGGCAGAGATCGGCGCGGCGACCGCAATCGAGTTCATGTCCGATGGAAGCATGGTCGCTGCCGCCGAGCCAGCAAGGCGCGGAGGCGGCTCTGCCTTGGTACTCGAACCGTCGCGATAG
- a CDS encoding GNAT family N-acetyltransferase has protein sequence MPQRIFYHTVVVDARSGQGLAAKLARHALDETIGQGLQIVPVCPYIKAFIRKHPEYRPHTVRIRPDHLEAIPR, from the coding sequence GTGCCGCAGCGGATTTTCTACCACACCGTCGTCGTCGACGCCCGCTCCGGCCAAGGCCTGGCCGCGAAACTAGCGCGCCATGCTCTGGACGAAACCATCGGGCAGGGGCTGCAGATCGTTCCGGTCTGCCCCTACATCAAGGCGTTCATCCGTAAACATCCCGAGTACCGGCCGCACACCGTGCGGATCCGTCCTGACCACCTGGAAGCTATACCGCGTTGA
- the mdlC gene encoding benzoylformate decarboxylase has protein sequence MATTKKTVLETSLDMFRALGVTTIFGNPGSNEIPFLAGLDERFDFILGLHEQVVVGMAEGYARATGRPALVNLHAASGSGNAMGALTNASYGHIPMVILAGQQVRRTVGQEAMLASVDASVLPTPLVKYSHEPLAAADVPRTLAQAVFETSTQPCGPVYVSVPLDDWAEPALDDDALLTERSVVVAGGLTDDMAQELIATVDGAKRLALVVGPQVDAAAVDDHTVFDAVVSLAEKSDASVYVAPSPSRGPFPTTHPNFEGVIIPGIKSVRDRLAGHDVVLVLGAAVFRYHRWEPSNYLEAGTRVVHVTHDPREATRAPFGRSVIADVAGVVKALAEGVQDRGKRRGEPGSRELPPARTSPDGMTGTEILEVLNAYVNDTVAYVNETTTLDLDYLERIAIDRPGMYNFPASGGLGFGLPVAVGLSLGDPEKTIVATVGDGSANYGITALYTAAQRQTRTVFVIVNNSSYGALAGFAQRMGTPDIPGLELGGIDFVSIAEGYGVPAQRTSTREEFEEAYQKALKASGPVLIDAQVVIG, from the coding sequence GTGGCTACCACGAAGAAGACGGTTCTGGAGACGAGTCTGGACATGTTCCGCGCGCTGGGGGTGACCACCATCTTCGGCAACCCCGGGTCCAACGAGATTCCCTTCCTCGCCGGCCTCGATGAGAGATTCGACTTCATTCTCGGACTGCACGAGCAGGTCGTCGTCGGCATGGCGGAGGGCTACGCCCGAGCCACCGGCAGGCCTGCCCTGGTGAACCTGCATGCTGCCTCCGGGTCGGGCAACGCCATGGGCGCCTTGACCAACGCCAGCTACGGGCACATTCCGATGGTCATCCTCGCCGGACAGCAGGTCCGGCGCACCGTCGGCCAAGAGGCGATGCTGGCCAGTGTGGACGCTTCGGTCCTGCCGACGCCGCTAGTCAAGTACTCGCATGAGCCGCTGGCCGCCGCAGACGTGCCGCGGACCCTCGCTCAAGCCGTCTTCGAAACCTCTACCCAGCCATGCGGGCCGGTCTATGTCTCCGTCCCGCTCGATGACTGGGCGGAGCCTGCCCTTGACGACGACGCCCTGCTCACCGAGCGTTCGGTGGTCGTCGCCGGCGGCCTCACCGACGACATGGCACAGGAGCTCATCGCCACCGTGGACGGCGCAAAAAGGCTGGCGCTCGTCGTGGGCCCCCAAGTGGACGCCGCAGCCGTTGACGATCACACGGTTTTTGATGCTGTGGTGTCCCTGGCGGAGAAGTCGGATGCATCCGTGTACGTCGCGCCCTCGCCCTCGCGGGGTCCCTTCCCGACCACCCACCCGAACTTCGAGGGTGTCATCATCCCGGGCATCAAATCAGTGCGTGACCGCTTGGCCGGACATGACGTCGTCCTCGTCCTCGGCGCTGCCGTTTTCCGCTACCACCGCTGGGAGCCGAGCAACTATCTCGAAGCGGGTACCCGCGTTGTGCATGTCACCCACGACCCGCGCGAGGCGACCCGGGCACCCTTCGGCAGGTCGGTGATTGCCGATGTGGCCGGCGTCGTGAAGGCCCTCGCCGAGGGCGTGCAGGACCGTGGCAAGCGACGCGGTGAGCCCGGCTCTCGCGAACTGCCCCCGGCCAGGACCTCCCCGGACGGTATGACAGGCACCGAAATCCTCGAGGTGCTCAATGCCTACGTGAACGACACCGTCGCCTATGTCAACGAGACCACCACCCTGGATCTGGACTACCTTGAGAGGATCGCCATCGACCGGCCGGGTATGTATAACTTCCCGGCCTCGGGCGGCCTGGGATTCGGCCTCCCGGTGGCGGTCGGACTGTCCCTCGGGGACCCGGAGAAGACGATCGTGGCGACCGTGGGCGACGGCTCCGCCAATTACGGCATCACCGCGCTCTACACCGCGGCCCAGCGGCAGACGCGGACCGTGTTCGTCATCGTCAACAACTCCAGCTATGGGGCCCTCGCCGGCTTCGCCCAGCGGATGGGCACGCCGGACATACCGGGCTTGGAACTCGGCGGCATCGACTTTGTATCCATCGCCGAGGGCTACGGTGTACCCGCACAGCGGACTAGCACCCGCGAAGAGTTCGAGGAGGCGTACCAAAAAGCACTGAAGGCCAGCGGCCCGGTCCTTATTGACGCGCAGGTGGTCATCGGCTGA
- a CDS encoding GlxA family transcriptional regulator — MKIAVYAFNGITMFHLASLLMVFGEVGRQNLATGWEPIVWTEDGNGIQTAEGLSIQDVAGPEAVAGADLLVFPSWPVDLPPSNNFLTELIRTAHADGIRVAGLCLGAFPVADSGLLDGRSAVTHWASAPDLARRRPAVTVNDSDLYLDHGDVLTSAGTASAIDACLYIVRKHLGSAAAAKVARHLVVAPHREGDQAQYVDRPIPDPGGVGDLGSTLGWALTHLDRQLSVDELAAHAGMSRRNFTRRFTEATGTTPARWILSRRLDEARRLLETTTWPIARIARTCGFGSAVGFRQNFTATYNTTPTSYRQRFTAPVP; from the coding sequence ATGAAGATCGCGGTTTACGCCTTTAACGGGATCACGATGTTCCATCTCGCATCCCTGCTGATGGTGTTCGGCGAAGTGGGGCGCCAGAACCTGGCGACCGGTTGGGAACCAATCGTATGGACTGAGGACGGGAACGGAATCCAGACCGCCGAAGGGCTCTCGATTCAGGACGTCGCCGGCCCGGAGGCTGTCGCCGGCGCCGATCTGCTCGTGTTCCCGTCCTGGCCTGTCGACTTGCCCCCGTCGAATAATTTTCTGACCGAACTGATCAGGACCGCCCACGCGGACGGGATCCGCGTGGCCGGCCTCTGTCTCGGCGCGTTTCCCGTTGCCGACAGCGGGCTCCTGGACGGCCGCAGCGCCGTCACACACTGGGCCTCCGCACCTGATCTGGCCCGACGTCGTCCCGCCGTCACGGTCAACGACTCCGACCTCTACCTCGACCACGGCGACGTGCTCACCTCCGCAGGCACCGCATCGGCGATCGATGCCTGCCTCTACATCGTCCGCAAGCACTTGGGCTCCGCCGCGGCCGCGAAGGTCGCCCGGCACCTTGTCGTTGCACCCCACCGCGAGGGCGACCAGGCCCAGTACGTCGACCGACCAATCCCCGACCCCGGCGGCGTCGGCGACCTCGGAAGCACCCTCGGCTGGGCGCTCACCCACCTCGACCGGCAGCTTTCCGTCGACGAGCTCGCCGCCCATGCGGGCATGAGCCGGCGCAACTTCACCCGCAGGTTCACCGAAGCCACTGGCACCACGCCGGCCCGCTGGATCCTCTCGCGCCGCCTCGACGAAGCCAGGCGGTTGCTCGAAACCACCACCTGGCCAATCGCGCGCATTGCCCGCACCTGTGGTTTCGGCAGCGCCGTCGGCTTCCGGCAGAACTTTACAGCCACCTACAACACCACCCCCACGTCATACCGACAAAGGTTCACCGCCCCTGTCCCATGA